A single genomic interval of Prionailurus viverrinus isolate Anna chromosome A2, UM_Priviv_1.0, whole genome shotgun sequence harbors:
- the PROK2 gene encoding prokineticin-2 isoform X2 has protein sequence MRGPRCAPLLLLLLLPPLLLTPPAGDAAVITGACDKDPQCGGGMCCAVSIWVKSIRICTPMGKVGDSCHPLTRKDALSLKLGLHRPEFLQGKAN, from the exons ATGAGGGGCCCGCGCTGCGCCccgctgctgctcctgctgctgctgccgccgctgctGCTCACGCCCCCCGCCGGGGACGCCGCCGTCATCACTGGG GCCTGCGACAAGGACCCCCAGTGTGGTGGAGGCATGTGCTGTGCTGTTAGTATCTGGGTTAAGAGCATAAGGATTTGCACACCTATGGGCAAAGTGGGAGACAGCTGCCATCCGCTGACTCGTAAA GACGCTCTCTCCCTGAAACTGGGACTTCATAGGCCAGAATTTCTGCAAGGTAAGGCAAACTGA
- the PROK2 gene encoding prokineticin-2 isoform X1, translating to MRGPRCAPLLLLLLLPPLLLTPPAGDAAVITGACDKDPQCGGGMCCAVSIWVKSIRICTPMGKVGDSCHPLTRKVPFFGRRMHHTCPCMPGLACLRTSFNRFICLARK from the exons ATGAGGGGCCCGCGCTGCGCCccgctgctgctcctgctgctgctgccgccgctgctGCTCACGCCCCCCGCCGGGGACGCCGCCGTCATCACTGGG GCCTGCGACAAGGACCCCCAGTGTGGTGGAGGCATGTGCTGTGCTGTTAGTATCTGGGTTAAGAGCATAAGGATTTGCACACCTATGGGCAAAGTGGGAGACAGCTGCCATCCGCTGACTCGTAAA gTTCCATTTTTTGGGCGGAGAATGCATCACACATGTCCATGTATGCCGGGCTTAGCCTGTTTACGGACTTCATTTAATCGATTTATTTGTTTAGCCCGAAAGTAA